A single Bacillus sp. OxB-1 DNA region contains:
- a CDS encoding efflux RND transporter permease subunit — translation MKLIKGSINRPVGVIMVVVLALVLGVISVRNLAVDLFPKMDLPIAVVVTSYPGAASQEIEELVSKPIESAVGTLEGIDTIQSISQPNSSMVILQFDYGTDIKTTLNDMREKLDPVRAQLPEDANSPLVMRLDPQAIPIQTISLTGADLSELQVIAENEIQPEFERAPGIASANITGGLKREIQVNLDIGKMQNFGLSGPQVAQALGAENRSISAGTVERGGEDVQVRIDGEYTSVQDIMNTQIGLAGGETIKVSDVAEVIDTFEDQTTISRVNGEDTLTFSIMKQSDANTISAADEINRIIDKLNPKLAERGLKLTTTIDTSTFISQSINSVMVNMVVGFALAMIVLQLFLRSLRTTLVIGLTMPLSLLTTFTLMYLTGESINTISMGGLAIGIGLMIDSAIVILENIFKKRTEGLPIKEAAIVGATELAPSVIAATLTTAAIFVPMLFISGLAAQMIRPLALTVVFAVSAALIGAITFLPMISSKFLGNVSASFEEQGSKGWFNKLLNKLTNSYVKLLEKALRARKRTIGIVLATVVGSLLLIPFIGFVLMPSSDGGEMQINVELQPGTQLAKTEETVQDISERLAKYDDIIEMTTVTIGGSSMGIGGGSSEYASFAIKFVKASERDLSTIELVGEVDKLLDDIPGAKITVQENDQGMSTGSPIQVEISGDDLDILSDLSQQVVWILQDIDGTLNIESTTGEGRPEVQIIVNREVASQYGLSYQQVMNGVSMAFSGQVATKYKEDGDEFDVRVAFPKESTQTIRDLETFVIQNSQGVHVPITAVAELKQVQGPTEINRKNQKRQVNVTSDVIGRSAVEVSQDLNAQLNQLALPEGYEVSTGGEAEEIAKEFTSLGIALVLGIILVYMVMAFQFESFTHPFVIMFSLPTMIIGAIFGLFVTNIPLSVTAMMGIIMLAAIVLNNGIILVDYTNILRSRGMDRTEALIESGRSRLRPILMTSVSTIFTMIPVALAFGEGAEANQPMAVVVVFGLAASTVLTLVFVPVMYVVIDNLAEKTKNLFSGKKSKKLEEEVVVEGGSE, via the coding sequence TTGAAACTGATTAAAGGTTCAATAAATCGTCCTGTCGGCGTCATCATGGTTGTCGTGCTGGCGTTGGTCTTGGGCGTAATCTCAGTGAGAAACTTAGCGGTGGATTTATTTCCGAAAATGGATTTGCCCATTGCGGTTGTTGTTACAAGCTATCCAGGTGCCGCCTCGCAGGAAATTGAAGAATTGGTTAGTAAACCGATAGAATCTGCTGTTGGGACACTGGAAGGGATCGATACGATCCAATCCATTTCACAGCCAAATTCATCGATGGTGATTTTGCAGTTTGATTATGGAACGGATATTAAAACAACCTTGAATGATATGAGGGAGAAGCTGGATCCTGTTCGGGCCCAATTGCCGGAGGATGCGAATTCGCCATTGGTCATGCGTCTCGATCCTCAAGCGATCCCTATCCAGACAATCAGTTTAACCGGTGCAGACTTAAGCGAATTACAAGTCATCGCTGAAAATGAAATCCAACCGGAATTTGAGCGGGCGCCTGGAATTGCATCCGCCAATATTACAGGTGGTCTGAAAAGAGAAATCCAGGTCAATCTGGACATTGGCAAGATGCAAAATTTCGGGCTTTCGGGTCCCCAAGTCGCCCAAGCATTAGGAGCGGAAAACCGTTCCATTTCGGCAGGGACCGTTGAGCGGGGCGGCGAAGACGTTCAAGTGCGGATTGATGGGGAGTATACTTCCGTCCAAGATATTATGAACACCCAAATCGGCTTAGCCGGCGGGGAAACGATAAAAGTGAGCGATGTCGCCGAGGTCATTGATACATTTGAAGACCAGACGACAATCTCCCGAGTGAATGGGGAAGATACGCTGACATTCTCCATTATGAAACAATCGGATGCCAATACAATCAGTGCCGCCGATGAGATCAATCGGATCATTGATAAGTTGAATCCGAAGTTGGCGGAACGCGGTTTGAAACTGACAACGACAATAGATACGTCCACGTTCATTTCCCAATCGATCAATTCGGTCATGGTGAATATGGTTGTCGGATTTGCGCTGGCGATGATTGTCTTGCAGCTGTTCTTGCGCAGTCTTCGGACGACGTTAGTTATCGGACTGACCATGCCGTTATCCCTTCTCACGACTTTTACCCTCATGTATCTGACGGGGGAAAGCATTAACACCATCTCGATGGGTGGATTGGCTATCGGGATTGGATTAATGATTGACAGTGCGATCGTTATTCTTGAGAACATCTTCAAGAAGCGGACGGAAGGACTGCCGATCAAAGAAGCGGCAATAGTGGGAGCTACTGAATTAGCGCCTTCGGTTATTGCGGCGACATTAACGACGGCGGCGATTTTCGTACCGATGCTATTCATCAGCGGACTTGCCGCGCAGATGATACGCCCGCTAGCCTTGACCGTTGTCTTTGCCGTATCGGCAGCATTGATTGGTGCCATCACATTCCTTCCCATGATCTCTTCCAAATTTCTTGGAAACGTATCCGCCTCTTTTGAGGAACAGGGGAGCAAAGGCTGGTTCAATAAACTACTGAACAAGCTTACCAATAGTTATGTGAAATTACTGGAAAAAGCGTTAAGAGCCCGAAAAAGGACCATCGGTATCGTGCTGGCTACTGTAGTGGGAAGCTTGCTTCTTATTCCGTTTATCGGATTTGTGTTAATGCCGTCATCTGACGGAGGAGAAATGCAAATCAATGTGGAATTGCAGCCAGGTACACAGCTGGCGAAAACCGAGGAAACGGTTCAAGATATCAGTGAACGCCTTGCCAAATACGACGATATTATCGAGATGACGACCGTGACGATCGGCGGCAGCTCGATGGGCATTGGGGGAGGAAGTTCGGAATATGCGAGTTTTGCCATTAAGTTTGTCAAAGCAAGTGAACGGGATTTATCGACAATAGAGCTGGTCGGAGAAGTCGATAAATTACTGGACGATATTCCGGGTGCAAAGATCACTGTACAAGAAAATGACCAGGGGATGAGTACGGGATCTCCGATTCAAGTTGAAATCTCAGGTGATGACCTCGACATCTTAAGCGATTTATCGCAACAGGTCGTTTGGATCCTTCAAGACATCGACGGTACGCTCAACATCGAAAGTACGACTGGGGAAGGCCGTCCGGAAGTTCAAATCATTGTCAACCGGGAAGTGGCCAGCCAGTATGGGCTATCCTATCAACAGGTCATGAACGGCGTCAGCATGGCTTTCAGTGGACAGGTCGCCACAAAGTATAAAGAAGATGGCGATGAGTTTGACGTTCGAGTAGCCTTCCCGAAAGAAAGCACACAAACGATTCGTGATTTGGAAACCTTCGTCATACAAAACAGTCAAGGGGTGCATGTCCCGATCACAGCTGTCGCTGAACTGAAGCAAGTTCAAGGTCCGACTGAAATCAATCGGAAGAACCAAAAACGACAAGTGAATGTCACGAGTGATGTAATCGGCCGCTCCGCAGTGGAAGTCTCCCAAGACCTGAATGCGCAGTTGAACCAACTTGCACTGCCGGAAGGGTATGAAGTAAGCACGGGCGGTGAAGCGGAAGAGATTGCTAAAGAATTTACATCTCTTGGTATCGCACTAGTACTCGGAATCATACTCGTGTATATGGTGATGGCCTTCCAATTCGAATCATTCACCCACCCATTTGTCATCATGTTCTCTTTACCGACGATGATAATCGGGGCCATATTCGGATTGTTTGTCACCAATATCCCATTAAGCGTAACGGCCATGATGGGGATTATCATGTTGGCCGCCATCGTATTGAATAACGGGATCATCCTCGTCGACTACACGAATATTTTGCGGTCGAGAGGAATGGACCGAACCGAAGCGCTCATTGAATCAGGACGCAGCCGTCTCCGTCCGATCCTGATGACATCTGTTTCAACCATCTTCACAATGATACCGGTAGCCCTCGCATTTGGTGAGGGAGCGGAAGCGAACCAACCTATGGCAGTAGTCGTGGTGTTCGGTCTAGCCGCTTCGACGGTACTGACCCTCGTCTTCGTGCCTGTTATGTATGTAGTCATCGATAACTTGGCGGAAAAGACCAAGAATCTATTTAGCGGGAAAAAATCGAAGAAGCTTGAAGAGGAAGTTGTTGTTGAGGGGGGAAGTGAGTGA
- a CDS encoding YifB family Mg chelatase-like AAA ATPase has protein sequence MGRVLSVGLEGMKGHIVYIEANVRVEKEACIIVGLPDASMKESKERILSCLHNLDIDMAMKKITIHLSPSDKRKTGTGHDCAMLLAVLREVMEEPIPIDPKTCFLAALSLSGDLVPFHGLIPAIQQALRLGFEQIILPPIDTEFLNSPEGVELVPLHSVADLLAYLRGQQKLARTNKDLIHFGPQQSEEPSFPSDFSAVRGQDEAKRVLEIAAAGGHHVLLNGPPGCGKTMLADAFHTILPDLGNEEMLETFGIYHLAKEERGFSRRPPYRHPHHSASAVSLIGGGTFPRPGEISLAHNGVLFLDELGEFSRKALDMLRQPMESGEVTINRVRQSVTYPSSFVLIAATNPCPCGYHGSNERYCTCTPRQIQTYQLKASGPLLNRIDFSLTLKNAGFAVDTSQESSSAIRNRVAAARCLQRKRYGTGSLNGNVRAHLLLETCLLTKEQELLFQSVCYEEKWSNRTMVKLIRVARTISDLQGERRITMEAMEETIQWKRRSSVFQKDMNGVGQNG, from the coding sequence ATGGGTCGGGTATTGAGTGTGGGGTTGGAAGGCATGAAGGGGCACATAGTGTATATTGAAGCGAATGTCCGCGTTGAAAAGGAGGCATGTATCATCGTCGGACTGCCGGATGCTTCGATGAAAGAGTCGAAGGAGCGGATTCTGAGTTGTCTTCATAATTTGGATATTGACATGGCAATGAAGAAAATCACCATTCACCTGTCGCCTTCAGATAAGCGGAAAACAGGGACGGGGCATGATTGCGCAATGCTGCTGGCCGTATTGCGTGAAGTCATGGAAGAGCCGATCCCCATAGATCCTAAAACATGCTTTCTTGCTGCCCTCTCCCTTTCTGGCGACCTTGTTCCTTTCCATGGGTTGATTCCTGCTATTCAGCAGGCTCTGAGGCTTGGATTTGAACAAATCATCCTTCCGCCGATCGACACCGAGTTCTTGAACAGTCCGGAAGGGGTCGAGCTTGTCCCTCTTCATTCCGTCGCCGACCTGCTTGCCTATTTGCGGGGACAACAGAAACTTGCCCGTACCAACAAGGATCTGATCCATTTTGGGCCACAACAGTCGGAAGAGCCATCCTTCCCGTCCGACTTTTCTGCCGTAAGGGGACAGGACGAGGCTAAACGAGTTTTGGAAATTGCTGCAGCGGGCGGCCACCACGTCTTGTTGAATGGTCCGCCAGGTTGTGGAAAGACGATGCTTGCGGATGCGTTTCACACCATTTTGCCCGACTTGGGCAATGAGGAGATGCTGGAGACATTCGGCATCTATCATCTGGCCAAAGAGGAGCGCGGATTTTCTAGAAGACCGCCGTATCGCCATCCGCACCATTCCGCCTCAGCCGTTTCCTTGATCGGGGGCGGGACGTTTCCACGGCCGGGAGAAATTTCCCTGGCGCATAACGGTGTTCTATTCTTGGATGAGCTTGGGGAATTTTCAAGAAAGGCGCTGGATATGCTTCGGCAACCGATGGAATCGGGCGAGGTGACGATCAACCGGGTGCGTCAGTCGGTCACCTATCCGTCCTCTTTCGTATTAATTGCAGCAACCAACCCTTGTCCCTGCGGTTATCATGGATCAAATGAGCGATATTGCACATGTACACCCCGTCAAATCCAAACATATCAATTGAAAGCTTCGGGTCCTTTATTAAACCGGATCGACTTCAGTTTGACATTAAAAAATGCCGGTTTCGCAGTGGATACAAGCCAGGAATCGTCGAGTGCAATCAGAAATAGAGTGGCTGCAGCAAGATGCCTTCAAAGAAAAAGATACGGAACTGGAAGTTTAAACGGCAATGTACGTGCTCATCTGCTGTTGGAAACTTGTCTATTGACAAAAGAGCAGGAACTTCTTTTCCAGTCGGTTTGCTATGAGGAAAAATGGAGTAACCGGACAATGGTGAAGCTGATACGCGTGGCAAGGACCATTTCGGACCTTCAAGGGGAGCGGCGGATCACAATGGAGGCGATGGAAGAGACCATCCAATGGAAAAGGCGGTCTTCTGTTTTCCAGAAAGATATGAACGGAGTCGGGCAAAATGGCTAG
- a CDS encoding transposase, translated as MARKPRGWHPKGFYHIIVRGNNRQNIFRDKNDVDEYFRVLSFVYGKFPFELYAYCVMTNHVHLLLRSPHFHLGKLMAPLNRRYSDYYRKRHGYVGQIFQNRYYSKEVTGTTGLLHVSSYIHRNPIETKQPMVESMEHYPHSSYRYYFYGEDSPYPFLQLQLLPSLLPRGWAQTSEEYARYCREKEE; from the coding sequence ATGGCTAGGAAGCCAAGGGGATGGCATCCGAAAGGGTTTTATCATATTATCGTTCGTGGGAATAATCGGCAAAACATCTTCCGGGATAAAAACGATGTGGATGAATATTTCCGCGTACTCAGTTTTGTGTATGGCAAATTTCCGTTTGAACTATATGCTTACTGCGTCATGACGAACCATGTCCATTTGCTACTCCGATCCCCACATTTCCATCTCGGCAAATTGATGGCTCCGCTGAATCGGCGGTATAGTGACTATTACAGAAAACGGCACGGCTATGTTGGGCAGATATTTCAAAATCGCTACTATTCCAAGGAAGTAACGGGTACTACCGGCCTGTTGCACGTTAGCTCCTACATCCACCGCAATCCGATCGAGACTAAACAGCCGATGGTCGAATCGATGGAACACTATCCCCATTCCTCATATCGTTACTATTTCTACGGCGAAGACAGTCCCTATCCCTTCCTCCAGCTACAACTACTGCCAAGCCTTCTCCCGCGGGGCTGGGCACAGACGTCAGAGGAATATGCGAGGTATTGCAGGGAAAAAGAAGAATAG
- a CDS encoding proline iminopeptidase-family hydrolase encodes MTGSTKIIPITGGYHVWTRKVGDSPIKILLLHGGPGSTHEYLESFQDYLPDAGIEIYFYDQLGSYHSDQPDDPSLWTIERFREEVEEVRKALGLEQFYLFGSSWGGFLAIEYALKYQQHLKGLIISNMTASIPSYVKKINELRNALPVEIIKQLEKYEEKEDYQNPEYEKLLHEHLYSKHICRLDPWPDGVVRGLSNINPQVYNTMQGPNEFVVTGTFKDWDRWDDLHQINVPTLLLGAKYDTMAVEDKEEMGRRIPNSRVAICPNGSHLAMWDDADAYFEFIKEFVRDVEEGASGLVLRSSLANQS; translated from the coding sequence ATGACAGGAAGTACAAAGATCATTCCAATCACCGGCGGATACCACGTATGGACGCGAAAAGTAGGAGACAGCCCCATTAAAATCCTACTATTGCACGGTGGACCAGGAAGCACCCATGAGTATTTGGAGTCGTTCCAAGACTATTTGCCGGACGCCGGGATCGAGATCTATTTTTATGACCAGTTAGGTTCCTACCATTCTGATCAGCCTGATGATCCTTCCTTATGGACAATCGAACGTTTCCGTGAGGAGGTGGAAGAGGTTCGGAAAGCACTTGGATTGGAGCAATTTTATCTGTTCGGTTCCTCATGGGGTGGATTTCTGGCAATTGAATATGCACTGAAATATCAACAGCATCTGAAAGGATTAATCATCTCCAACATGACCGCCAGCATCCCGTCCTACGTCAAAAAAATCAATGAGCTCCGGAATGCGTTGCCTGTAGAAATCATCAAACAGCTGGAGAAGTACGAGGAAAAAGAGGATTATCAAAACCCGGAGTATGAAAAGCTGCTCCATGAGCATCTATACTCGAAACATATTTGCCGCTTGGACCCTTGGCCGGACGGCGTTGTACGCGGCCTCTCCAACATCAACCCGCAAGTGTACAACACGATGCAAGGGCCGAATGAATTCGTCGTCACCGGCACGTTCAAAGATTGGGACCGCTGGGATGACCTGCACCAAATCAACGTACCGACACTTCTGCTCGGAGCGAAATACGATACGATGGCGGTGGAAGATAAAGAAGAAATGGGCAGGAGAATCCCGAATTCCCGTGTCGCCATCTGCCCGAACGGCAGCCATCTTGCCATGTGGGATGATGCGGATGCTTATTTTGAGTTTATCAAGGAGTTTGTTAGGGATGTGGAGGAAGGTGCCTCCGGTCTAGTTTTAAGAAGTTCCCTTGCTAATCAGTCTTAG
- a CDS encoding acetamidase/formamidase family protein, whose product MHVLQKEQSVYKFDKDNTPALTIESGENVLFNTFDCFSDQIQSEDQLITSIDFSAVNPATGPVYVKGAQPGNILKVDIHDIQVRDWGVISTLPDIGILVHTVDPKTKIVKVEDHKIVHFNEEISFEAKPMIGVIGCAPAGEGIDNMYPGDHGGNLDNHVITKGTTVYLPVNVEGALFGLGDIHASMGDGEICGTGVEIAASVETTLTTISGQTIPRPMVETKDSWYTVASNASTDRAIQIACEDMQTLLAKKWGLSLVDAYLLMSVAGDVQLCQCCKPNPGSDLEVIARFRMPKLAGMPPLIQ is encoded by the coding sequence ATGCACGTGCTTCAAAAAGAGCAATCCGTCTACAAGTTCGACAAGGACAATACGCCTGCTTTGACAATCGAATCCGGGGAAAATGTGCTTTTCAATACATTCGACTGTTTCAGCGATCAAATTCAATCCGAAGACCAGCTCATCACGTCAATCGACTTTTCGGCGGTTAACCCAGCAACAGGACCCGTCTATGTCAAAGGTGCACAGCCCGGTAATATTTTAAAAGTCGATATCCATGACATCCAAGTACGAGACTGGGGAGTCATCAGCACATTGCCCGACATCGGCATTCTCGTCCACACAGTAGATCCGAAAACGAAGATCGTCAAAGTGGAAGATCACAAAATCGTGCACTTCAACGAAGAGATCAGCTTTGAGGCGAAGCCAATGATCGGTGTCATCGGATGTGCGCCGGCTGGTGAGGGGATCGATAATATGTACCCCGGGGACCATGGAGGTAATCTGGACAACCATGTCATCACAAAAGGGACGACCGTCTACTTGCCGGTGAACGTTGAAGGAGCCTTATTCGGTCTCGGCGATATTCATGCGTCCATGGGAGATGGCGAGATTTGCGGAACAGGAGTGGAAATCGCCGCTTCAGTCGAAACAACACTCACAACGATCAGCGGACAAACAATTCCTCGGCCGATGGTGGAAACGAAGGACAGTTGGTACACAGTTGCTTCAAACGCGAGCACCGATCGCGCCATCCAGATCGCTTGCGAGGATATGCAGACGTTGCTCGCTAAAAAATGGGGTTTATCATTGGTGGATGCTTATTTGCTCATGTCTGTTGCGGGGGATGTCCAATTATGCCAATGCTGCAAACCGAATCCAGGGTCTGATTTGGAAGTCATTGCACGTTTCCGCATGCCGAAGTTGGCGGGGATGCCACCTTTGATTCAATGA
- a CDS encoding TetR/AcrR family transcriptional regulator: MPKQTFFNLPIDKQEMLIDAAMIEFSRAPLHEATISNIVKHAGIARGSFYQYFEDKEDLFFYLLEKYTEQNEAKYISLLQENDGDLFEATIQIYQFMLQAFQNQEHRVFIENAFLNMNHKIVKSMTNNEDLEKFINRRPEMIRYIDQNKLNITEERELYHVLKIIDSVTLQNLIQNFALELTFEESLQNYVTEIDLLKKGLARN; the protein is encoded by the coding sequence ATGCCTAAGCAAACTTTTTTTAATTTACCTATAGATAAGCAAGAAATGTTAATCGATGCTGCGATGATTGAGTTTTCCAGAGCTCCCTTGCATGAAGCCACCATTTCCAATATCGTCAAACATGCGGGCATCGCCCGGGGAAGCTTCTATCAGTACTTTGAGGATAAAGAAGATCTATTCTTCTATCTCTTGGAAAAATACACCGAACAAAACGAGGCGAAGTACATTTCCCTTTTACAAGAAAATGACGGAGATTTATTCGAGGCAACGATTCAGATATATCAGTTCATGTTGCAAGCCTTTCAAAACCAAGAGCATCGGGTATTTATAGAAAATGCTTTCTTGAATATGAATCATAAAATAGTGAAATCCATGACTAATAATGAGGACTTAGAAAAATTCATCAATCGACGGCCCGAAATGATACGCTATATTGACCAAAACAAACTGAACATTACAGAGGAACGGGAATTGTATCATGTTCTTAAAATCATCGATTCTGTCACGCTACAAAATCTCATCCAAAACTTCGCATTGGAACTAACCTTCGAAGAGTCCTTGCAAAACTATGTGACAGAAATTGATTTGCTGAAAAAAGGATTGGCTAGGAATTGA
- a CDS encoding efflux RND transporter periplasmic adaptor subunit, translating to MRRKNTRKIAGLLSGVAVMAIMAGCSKGEASGEEVTVAKEIPVEVAEVSYGSLSDSNRLTGTIIPETEVDVVPKAPGEIKQIMVQKGDIVKVGDVLARLDDSAERNAVQQQQVALKQAQSGLKSAQSGLSNAQSGKSKAAKSYEQAQASVRQVEASLAEARKSLNDNLDNIEFQIKNAKLAWDQAKQNVERMEVLLAEGLISQQNYDDASNGEQNARNAYEQVQLNKSQVDSSISLQSLEASLDQSKIGASIAQSSIQDADIGIRQAQAAVEQAQASVEQAQLAVDSARERLADKVIVATASGEITQVSGEVGAMASGQQPFASIVSIDKVKVSVNILPDQLSAFKQGTTLEVEVNGLKEAFTGTVTYVSTVGTGSGLFAVEAEIDNPNHVIRPGMVATIVVDEILASNTTLVPTNAVIQKEGESVVFTVVDGKSVLKEVEVIRYGTDTTAVAGDLTESEEVVVKGQNLLNDGDSVKIMKED from the coding sequence ATGAGAAGGAAGAATACTAGAAAAATAGCAGGTCTTCTGTCTGGTGTAGCCGTTATGGCTATCATGGCTGGATGTAGCAAGGGGGAGGCCTCGGGGGAAGAAGTGACCGTGGCAAAAGAAATACCGGTCGAAGTCGCAGAAGTTTCATACGGTTCCCTAAGTGATAGCAATCGATTAACCGGTACCATCATCCCGGAAACAGAAGTGGATGTCGTGCCTAAAGCTCCCGGAGAAATCAAGCAGATCATGGTGCAAAAGGGAGATATCGTGAAAGTCGGCGATGTTTTGGCTAGGCTGGATGATTCAGCTGAACGGAATGCGGTTCAGCAACAACAGGTTGCTTTAAAACAAGCGCAAAGCGGTTTGAAGAGTGCTCAAAGCGGATTGAGTAATGCGCAGAGCGGAAAGTCGAAAGCGGCGAAAAGTTATGAACAAGCGCAAGCCTCTGTGAGACAAGTGGAGGCATCCTTGGCCGAAGCACGTAAATCTTTGAATGATAACTTGGATAATATCGAATTCCAAATCAAGAATGCAAAACTTGCATGGGATCAAGCGAAACAAAACGTGGAACGGATGGAAGTTTTACTAGCTGAGGGTCTCATTTCCCAGCAAAATTACGACGATGCCAGCAATGGTGAGCAAAATGCAAGAAATGCGTATGAACAAGTGCAGTTAAATAAAAGCCAAGTGGACAGCAGTATCAGTTTACAATCATTGGAGGCTTCTCTAGACCAGTCTAAAATCGGAGCCAGCATCGCGCAATCATCGATCCAAGATGCGGATATTGGAATTAGACAAGCCCAAGCCGCGGTGGAGCAAGCTCAGGCTTCGGTGGAGCAAGCGCAGCTGGCGGTCGATTCGGCTCGTGAACGTTTGGCGGATAAAGTTATTGTTGCAACGGCCTCCGGTGAAATTACACAGGTATCGGGTGAAGTAGGGGCCATGGCGTCAGGCCAGCAACCATTCGCATCCATCGTGTCGATCGATAAGGTGAAAGTGAGTGTTAATATTTTGCCAGACCAATTGTCCGCTTTTAAACAGGGTACGACGCTTGAGGTGGAAGTGAACGGATTGAAAGAAGCATTTACAGGAACCGTCACCTATGTTTCGACAGTGGGGACAGGCTCCGGTTTGTTTGCAGTGGAAGCAGAAATCGACAACCCGAATCACGTCATTCGCCCTGGCATGGTCGCCACCATCGTAGTGGATGAAATCTTGGCGTCCAATACGACACTTGTGCCGACGAACGCAGTGATCCAGAAGGAAGGGGAATCGGTCGTCTTTACGGTCGTTGATGGAAAGTCGGTCCTGAAAGAAGTGGAAGTCATTCGGTATGGCACCGATACAACCGCCGTAGCCGGTGATTTAACTGAAAGCGAAGAAGTGGTAGTTAAAGGTCAAAACCTCCTGAATGATGGAGATTCCGTGAAAATCATGAAGGAGGACTAA
- a CDS encoding ABC transporter substrate-binding protein, with protein MRITKFLLLLMILALASILAACSDDSADAEKKEDGTSNEENASADSNAEGEGSGEGGTLTFALPGDIIALDPAFSYDFATNPVVTQITEGLLQFDENGQLQPLLAESWEAVDPTTYVYQIRDDVNFSDGSPMTIDDVIFSMERTMDPATASYVGWMYSNVESIEATGDWEITVKLKQPDILWRYAVGTTAGHIISKAYYEENEANFGKPDGGVMGTGPFEYVEWKTGSEITLKKNENYWDKSAGPYLDKIVYKMLPEGNTVVTGLKTGQVTATINLPLDLIEVVQAMDNVNIDAVDSYMSNFVAINVEREPLNDVNVRKAMNYALDKQKIMEKIVKDSGSPAKAVPVGPALWIFNSDLWEEAYDELPGYEYDIEKAKEYLAKSSVPDGFSATIMTESDTLKLNTALALQAAVKPLGIDLEIEKVTTEEANTRAFGNKDYDMMMQTWGADFPDAVGNLQPVFHSSNSVDGGSNFSKYSNSEVDKYLDEQVALTDDKERTELMIKAEKIIAEDTPWIMIDHPKQMFVANTDVEGYTMKAMWYWDSFLKDVKFK; from the coding sequence ATGAGGATAACAAAATTTTTATTGTTACTTATGATTTTAGCACTAGCTTCCATTCTAGCGGCATGTTCGGATGACTCGGCTGACGCTGAAAAGAAAGAGGATGGGACAAGCAACGAAGAGAATGCGAGTGCGGATAGCAATGCGGAAGGCGAAGGCAGCGGGGAAGGAGGAACTCTGACTTTTGCATTGCCGGGAGATATCATTGCGCTGGATCCTGCGTTTTCGTACGACTTCGCGACGAATCCAGTCGTGACCCAAATTACGGAAGGGCTGTTGCAGTTCGATGAGAACGGGCAACTGCAGCCATTGCTGGCGGAGTCGTGGGAAGCGGTTGATCCGACAACATATGTCTATCAGATTCGCGACGACGTCAATTTCTCGGATGGCTCGCCGATGACTATTGATGACGTCATATTTTCAATGGAACGCACGATGGATCCGGCTACGGCCTCTTACGTTGGCTGGATGTACAGTAATGTGGAATCCATAGAGGCGACAGGGGATTGGGAAATCACGGTGAAATTGAAGCAGCCGGATATCCTATGGCGCTATGCGGTCGGTACGACAGCTGGCCACATCATCAGCAAAGCGTACTATGAGGAAAATGAAGCGAACTTCGGAAAGCCGGACGGCGGAGTGATGGGGACCGGTCCTTTCGAGTATGTGGAATGGAAAACGGGATCCGAAATCACTTTGAAGAAGAACGAAAATTATTGGGATAAATCGGCTGGTCCTTACTTGGATAAGATCGTCTACAAAATGCTTCCGGAAGGGAATACGGTCGTCACCGGGTTGAAAACGGGCCAAGTGACTGCGACGATCAACTTGCCGCTTGACCTGATTGAAGTTGTCCAAGCGATGGATAATGTGAATATCGATGCCGTCGACAGCTATATGAGCAACTTTGTCGCAATCAACGTCGAGCGGGAGCCGCTCAATGACGTCAACGTCCGGAAAGCGATGAACTATGCGTTGGACAAACAGAAAATCATGGAAAAGATCGTCAAAGATTCAGGTTCACCTGCAAAAGCGGTTCCAGTCGGGCCGGCTTTGTGGATATTCAACTCGGATTTATGGGAAGAAGCCTATGATGAACTTCCAGGTTACGAATATGACATCGAAAAAGCAAAGGAATATTTGGCGAAATCCTCCGTGCCGGATGGATTCAGCGCCACGATCATGACGGAAAGCGACACTTTGAAATTGAATACAGCCCTTGCATTGCAGGCGGCGGTCAAACCATTGGGTATCGATCTGGAGATTGAGAAAGTGACGACGGAGGAAGCCAATACTCGCGCGTTCGGAAACAAAGATTACGATATGATGATGCAGACGTGGGGCGCTGACTTCCCGGATGCTGTTGGTAATTTGCAGCCGGTTTTCCATTCAAGCAACAGTGTTGACGGCGGTTCCAACTTCTCCAAATACAGCAATAGTGAAGTTGACAAATACTTGGATGAGCAAGTGGCTTTGACGGATGACAAAGAAAGAACGGAACTGATGATCAAAGCTGAAAAGATCATCGCTGAAGATACCCCTTGGATCATGATCGACCATCCGAAGCAAATGTTCGTCGCGAACACGGATGTCGAGGGTTACACGATGAAAGCCATGTGGTATTGGGATTCGTTCTTGAAAGACGTTAAATTTAAATAA